tttagtccttttttatttccttctctTTTCACTCTGCTTGCTCAGCCTTTCAGTGTGAGCTCCTCATCCTCTGTAATAACCTCAGAAtctcttcagtttcacttttttttctcgtttttttttttttttatctcatttgCATGTTGATATGACTgtgaacctgctgctggtttcatgctgtattttctgttttgctaGCCCACATTAAATGTTTGCGAACAGGTTAGTactctgatcacacacacatcaaaatgAGGAAGGGGCAGCGCTGACACCTGTAGCATAAACACACTGAGCTCTACTGTTGCAGATAGATTTTTGTGAAGACTTTAATTTGATGTTCCAGTGGATCCACAGATTTGCCGATGAGGCTCACATGAAGAACAGGCAACTCTGGTTTCATGTAGATTTCAAAGGTAAAAACTTGCAGAGCAGGAAGTCGAACTGCAGACGGGTAAATTTGTTTGGagtttttcccaaaaaaaaaaaaaaaaaagcatgatgtTGAAATCGGAAAACATTTTACCGTTATGTGAAAACATCTGCGACCAGAGTTGCCTCTTTTGAGCCGTTCGATCTGTCAGGTGTGCACATCCTTAAAAGTTGTTGAaactcctctctgtctctgtccctccacttctgccctcctcccccctcccatgAGAAACACCCTCCATGTAGTGTCTCTCTGTGGTCCATTGTGCCGTCTTGACTACGAGCTTTAAAACACAACCATCCCTGATCTGTCCGACTCCGGTTCCACCTGTAGCTCCCCGCATAGCGCCACTCCCCCAGGATGGTAATCCCAGTGGTATTAATCAAAGACTCAATAGAGGATCAATGCTTTGAACATTGAGCCCCGGTTTCTGATGTAAGCAGAAGAAAACAAGCTCGATTTTTCCgacattttcctttctttcttccttttgtcCATCCCCCCCATTCGCCCTCCGGAACATGAAATCAGCAGTGTTTGTCGTGtctgcgtgtcggtgtgtgagcgtgcacgtcTTTCCCCCTCGAGGCGGCTTCGCTCCAACacgtgtttttctgtttgttgtttgtgcgggcggacaggaggagcagcacgCCAACACGTCGGCCAATTATGACGTGGAGCTCCTGCATCACAGAGACGCTCACCTGGAGTTCTTCAAGAGCGGTGAGTCGGTGCAGACGCACAATCGCTGCCTCCCAGAGTCATTTTCCTCTTTAGATCCGCTGATTCTCTGAAGTCAttgatgaatgtgtgtttgtcgtGCAGGAGATCTGCATATGGCCGGCACCAGCACTCGGGAAAATGGGCTCAAGGAGACGATCACGCTGAAATGGTGCACTCCTCGAACCAACGGTATAGGTGGGCAAATTCGCCTCCACTTCTCACTTCCTATCGTATCCCTTAAATATTTCAAACTCCTGCTACATCAGAACAAAGTTGTGTTGCTTTTACttgctaaaatgtgttttattgacaGTTTTGACTTGGTTGTATTAAAAGGGATGATTGTTGTTctaattttgtgtttgtgtttgttttttttttcccgcctcAGAGCTGCATTACTGCACAGGCGCTTATCGCATCTCCCCCACAGACGTAAACAGccgcccctcctcctgcctgacaAACTTCCTTCTTAACGGTGAGAATAATTCTCTGTAAACTTCCTGATCCGTCGCATCCGTAGGTTTGTGACCTTTATTCTTTTAACCGTTGGAGCTCAGTGTTTCTGATCGAATCCCGTTTCCGACCGCAGGCCGCTcggtgctgctggagcagccGAGAAAGCTGGGTTCAAAGGTCATCAGCCACATGCTGAGCAGCCACGGAGGCGAGATCTTCCTGCACGTGCTCAACAGCAACCGCTCCACCCTGGAGGACCCGCCCTCCATCAGCGAGGGCTGCGGCGGCCGAGTGACGGACTACCGGATCACAGTACGTCCAGCTCACACTCAGCTCTCTGGAAGCATCTCGCCCTGGTAGTAacaagttcatttttttgttagGATTTCGGTGAATTCATGAAGGAAAACCGGCTGACTCCAGTTTCCGAGTCCTCCCATGATCCCTCGCTGAAGCTGCCGATCGAGAGGGGCAaggctcagctggagcgccACACCCGATACTGGCCCATGATCATCTCCCAGACCACCATCTTCAACATGCAGGCAGTAAGCAGTGATGATGAGGAGACGCAGCAGATCTGCTCTGCTggggttttgttttctgaagttcTGCTTCCCTCCACCAGGTGGTGCCGCTGGCCCTCCTCATCGTGAAAGAGActctgacggaggaggacgtcCTGACCTGCCAGAAAACCGTCTACAACCTGGTGGACATGGAGAGAAAGAACGACCCGCTCCCCATTTCCACGGTGGGATCCAGAGGGAAAGGCCCCAAGAGGTGATTCTTTAAACCTGAAAATGTAGAATAGTTTCTCCGGTTTCCTCATATTTCTGTGATCCGCCGTGATCGTCAGGGACGAGCAGTACCGCATCATGTGGAACgagctggagacgctggtgAAGACGCACGCCGGAGCCACGGACAGACACCAGCGGGTGCTGGACTGCATCGTGGCCTGCCGCAGCAAGCcgcccgaggaggaggagaggaagaagagagggaggaagagggaggacaGGGAAGACAGGACGGAGAAGAACGGCAGCAAGGAGACGGAAGACAAAAGCTGGCAGGACTCTGAGAAGTCAGTAGTTCGCAGCGAAAACATTCCCAACATCACGCCGAGAGGAAAGATAACCTGAACTCCGTTCCTCTGTTGTGCCGCAGGCTGAAGGGTTTGttggagaaagaggaagagtcCGAGGTGATCAAGGGACTCTCCGGATTCGCCGGAGCCGCTCAACAAGAAGCCGCGTCTGAACTCGGATGACCTTCAGCCTCCGGACAGAGCCAAAGGTACCGGAGACAAACATACCGAATCCATTTCCTAGACTTCTGTCACTGAGATTAGAACCCTTCCTTCGGCTCTCTGCAGGTCCCGTCTCgctcctctccatgtggacCAACCGGATCACCGTCGCCAATTCCAGAAAGCACCAGGAGTTCGTCGGGAGGGCGAGCTCGGTGAACAACAAGTTCGAGTTGTACCAGCACCTCAAGGAGGAGAACGGGTGAGCAGGCGTAATCCAGGCACTGTATAATCCAGCACACGAACCGGATTTGACATTTTCCCTGTTCACAGGATGGACGTTCATGAAAACGGGAAAGCCTCCAGATGATGTTTCCACAGGACCAGATGGTGGACCAGTGTTTTTTTCACAGTCGGGTGTCGCCTTGGACATCAGACGCCAGAGACATTGAACTCTCTAACGAGGGATTTCTAAGTTCATTTTGTACCTGAGAGATTTTGTAGATACGCTTGTTCACATCTTGTACGACTCGGTGAAAGCTGTCAGTAAAGACCTCCGCTGTTGGCTTCGCGCACAAATAATGATGAATGTGGACGAATTTCTTGTGTCTCGTCATTAACCCGAACCCCGGACTAAAACATTCTCCCGCTTCTGAAGTGTTCAATAAGACATAATCGAATAAAAACTAGTGTCAGTTAcacataaaaatatataatcaTGAAATTGTAAAATATACCAAAACGTCTGGTATTATGGATTTCTGACTCTGTAAGAAGTTTTCCGATCCGCTTCCGCATTGTTTGTGCTAGAACGTGTGTTTTACAATCTCCTGATTATATTGTAATTTATTTGATGATGACTTATTCCTCTGTATCGCCGCTGTGCTCGGCTCTAACAGTGCGAtgatctggttttttttttttgttttttttttaccggcAGTAAAAGTTAGCGTATGAGTGGCGCCGTGCCCGTTTCTGTGAGTTTAaatcaaattcaaaagaaatgtGGTGACCATGAAGTGTGTGAAAAACTCATCAGGTTGGCGAGATTTCTGCTGCAGAAGTGTTTGGACAGAATTTTCAGTCTAGATCAGAGTCCTCAGTGTGGAAGGAGGGAGACACATTCACAAAAGGATAATCTAACCTAAAGGACCTTAAATAAATCAGAGGCACAtctgttttttcactttattcttATACGTCCAACAgcggattttaaatctaatggAAAAGTTCTTCAGAAAGTGGTTGACATTATTATTCTTACTTCCAGCTCTTGGCTGTAAATAAACCAAACGGACTGAAAGCAGGATTCAGATTAGATTAAACCGACATTCTATAGTGACTTTTCACCAATAAATTCGAACAGTTCATTATGTGGACAGTtctaataaaaattaaaaaatctcCTGGGATGTTGTTGAGACATTTCACTCAGAAATACAGCAGTGGATTTGACCTTTTCCCACCGAAAAGTCAAACGTGGATCAAATTCTAACGTTTTTAGACAATCGAATGATCTGATTCCAGTGTGGATGATTAAATATGTCATTAGAATCTCAAACTGTTGAACTATAATCTGCCAAggtacggaaaaaaaaaaagaaagttcaaaTAAGAAAAGACATACATCCTGGACAAAAGACAGTCTGACAGCAAGACAGGGAGAATTTATAAAGCTGacacaaaaaacacttcatCTCAGAATATTCAAGACATTAACCAAACATTAAGTAGAGAGAATAGTAAAATGATGTGACGAAACTGGAGTCCAAAAGATCGATTCAAGAGGATTCAACTCCTGAACTCGAACACTTTGTCAAATTCTCTCAGTGTTCGGAAACTGACATTAATCAGAAATTGTGTTGGCTTGCCAAGGCCAAAGTCTCTGCACAAAGGGCGTAGAGTGGACAAAATGGGGATTTTTCCACTGGATCATTCATTAAGCTGTGTAAATATCGAAGGAGATCTGTTGGAACCTGCTTGAACCCAAAGTTCACCGCATGGCGCTCCGGGATCGGCCGGCTCATTCGTCATGAAGTGAACGTAATAGAGAATATTCTGTTGtaagatgaagaagaggaatcttgaataatttgattaaaaagGTATTTGAGTCAGAGTTGAACTGTATGGATTCAACATTTCTGTCCCAATTAAAGGTTAAAACTtgaagaattaaaaacaaaaggttATTTTGGTATAATAAGCATAATCTAGAGGACGTAGTCTTGGTATGAGCTATTTCTAATGAAGTTATTACTTATATAGATAAACAAAAAGCCTTTTGTCTGTGACGATATACGGCGAAGCAAGCGCAGGACGCCAAGGTGCATCACATGTAGGGAGTAAAAACAGACTGGATGGAAAAATACTGAGAAGGTGGGAGGAGACGTTACAGTGGATGGCCAGACGCCAGCgtttcaaaacaaaaggaggAACAGGAAGGCACGAGGCGGACACTATAAAATACAGCAAGGCGCACAATGAGCGCTAGAACTCAATCTTTTGGCTTATGGCCAcctc
The sequence above is drawn from the Salarias fasciatus chromosome 17, fSalaFa1.1, whole genome shotgun sequence genome and encodes:
- the ints13 gene encoding LOW QUALITY PROTEIN: integrator complex subunit 13 (The sequence of the model RefSeq protein was modified relative to this genomic sequence to represent the inferred CDS: deleted 1 base in 1 codon), producing the protein MKMFSVAHKTVFVVDHCPYMAESSRQQVECDVLTKSRAQGVIPLAPVSKSLWTCAVECSMEYCRILYDVYPRDKLVNYIVSDSEFHILNSWRREDQTTLELMSALAAVGPPNPREDPECCSILHGLVAAVESLCKITELQHERRTAMMDTAERVSNRGRIICLTNAKSDTHVRMLEDCIQETIMEQNKLAAGSDRLMAIQQCDLVLVHIYPQGEDTLVSDRPKKDISPLLTSEVHSVRAGRHLATKLNILVQQHFDLASTTITNIPMKEEQHANTSANYDVELLHHRDAHLEFFKSGDLHMAGTSTRENGLKETITLKWCTPRTNGIELHYCTGAYRISPTDVNSRPSSCLTNFLLNGRSVLLEQPRKLGSKVISHMLSSHGGEIFLHVLNSNRSTLEDPPSISEGCGGRVTDYRITDFGEFMKENRLTPVSESSHDPSLKLPIERGKAQLERHTRYWPMIISQTTIFNMQAVVPLALLIVKETLTEEDVLTCQKTVYNLVDMERKNDPLPISTVGSRGKGPKRDEQYRIMWNELETLVKTHAGATDRHQRVLDCIVACRSKPPEEEERKKRGRKREDREDRTEKNGSKETEDKSWQDSEKLKGLLEKEEESEVIKDSPDSPEPLNKKPRLNSDDLQPPDRAKGPVSLLSMWTNRITVANSRKHQEFVGRASSVNNKFELYQHLKEENGMDVHENGKASR